The Desulfosporosinus acidiphilus SJ4 genome has a window encoding:
- the rimP gene encoding ribosome maturation factor RimP, whose protein sequence is MNQTLEQQIALLVEPYTKEKELELVDVEYVKEGAHWYLRLFIDKEGGVDMDDCAEMSHAVSDLLDEKNPIPQAYMLEISSPGLERPLKKDEDFVRFQGKLVTVHTTSLFQGYNEFTGHLVGLINDEIVLEHEDNRVSIPRALAKNTHLALDF, encoded by the coding sequence ATGAATCAAACATTGGAACAACAAATTGCTTTGCTAGTTGAGCCATATACTAAAGAAAAAGAACTTGAATTAGTCGACGTTGAGTACGTAAAAGAAGGTGCACATTGGTATTTGCGTCTCTTTATTGATAAAGAAGGCGGCGTGGACATGGATGATTGTGCTGAGATGAGTCACGCCGTGAGCGACTTGCTTGATGAAAAAAACCCAATTCCCCAGGCCTATATGTTAGAAATATCTTCACCAGGTCTAGAACGTCCGCTCAAGAAGGACGAGGATTTCGTCCGCTTTCAGGGAAAGTTGGTTACTGTTCATACAACATCGCTTTTTCAAGGATACAATGAGTTTACCGGACACCTCGTCGGTTTAATCAACGATGAAATTGTCTTGGAACATGAGGATAATCGAGTTTCAATTCCGCGTGCCTTGGCGAAAAATACTCACCTAGCATTAGATTTTTAA
- the frr gene encoding ribosome recycling factor, producing the protein MISEVIKDAEERMHKGVEALRKEYASIRAGRANPNVLDKVMVEYYGAPTPVNQLANVSAPEPRMLLIQPWDRTVLPAIEKAILKSDLGLNPSSDGSVIRLLIPQLTAERRTEIVKKVKKEAEDARVAVRNVRRDVNDKLKKMEKDHEASEDEVKRAQDEVQKITDKIIKEIEHVMETKESEITEV; encoded by the coding sequence ATGATTTCTGAGGTAATCAAAGACGCTGAAGAACGGATGCACAAGGGTGTTGAAGCCCTGCGCAAAGAATATGCGTCGATTCGTGCCGGTCGAGCAAATCCGAATGTACTGGATAAGGTGATGGTTGAATATTATGGTGCTCCCACACCGGTTAACCAATTAGCCAATGTCTCTGCTCCAGAACCAAGAATGCTTCTGATTCAGCCTTGGGATAGAACTGTTCTGCCCGCCATAGAGAAGGCGATTTTGAAATCTGATCTTGGACTTAATCCCTCGAGTGACGGCTCCGTCATTCGCTTGCTGATTCCTCAGCTAACTGCTGAGCGAAGAACGGAAATCGTAAAAAAAGTTAAAAAAGAGGCTGAAGATGCGCGCGTAGCCGTTAGAAATGTCCGACGGGATGTTAATGATAAATTAAAGAAAATGGAAAAAGATCATGAAGCCTCCGAAGATGAGGTTAAACGTGCTCAAGATGAGGTTCAAAAAATCACGGATAAGATTATTAAAGAAATTGAACATGTGATGGAAACTAAGGAAAGTGAAATCACAGAAGTATGA
- the ispG gene encoding flavodoxin-dependent (E)-4-hydroxy-3-methylbut-2-enyl-diphosphate synthase, which yields MLLRKKTKPVQVGSVVIGGGAPVVVQSMTNTDTRDVEKTLTQINNLASAGCEIVRLAVLDMEAAEALKAIVLSSPIPTIADIHFDYRLAIRALEQGIHGLRLNPGNIGSRWKVQEVVKAAKERQIPIRIGVNGGSLEKEFLEKYGGTTAAGMVESALRHIRLLEDEGYDKIKVSLKASSVPLMLEAYRQMSERVDYPLHLGVTEAGTVRSGVVRSAVGIGTLLAEGIGDTIRVSLTGDPVHEIPVALEILHVLGLRQRNIDLISCPTCGRTQVDLAAMAEKVEEHLSQLPPLDKPLKVAVMGCAVNGPGEAREADFGIAGGKGKGLLFRKGEIIASLSEEELLPALLREIENFVSAHKK from the coding sequence ATGTTATTAAGAAAGAAAACTAAGCCGGTTCAAGTTGGTTCTGTCGTTATCGGCGGGGGTGCTCCAGTGGTTGTTCAGTCAATGACCAATACAGATACGCGGGATGTGGAGAAAACCCTAACCCAGATTAACAATTTGGCGTCAGCCGGATGCGAAATTGTTCGCTTAGCTGTTTTGGATATGGAGGCGGCGGAAGCTTTAAAAGCCATCGTCCTTTCCAGCCCAATTCCGACCATAGCCGACATTCATTTTGATTATCGTCTGGCCATCCGTGCTCTGGAGCAAGGAATTCACGGGCTGCGTTTAAATCCGGGAAATATCGGTTCACGCTGGAAGGTTCAAGAAGTTGTTAAAGCGGCCAAAGAACGACAAATACCCATCCGCATCGGGGTCAATGGTGGATCCTTAGAGAAAGAGTTTTTAGAAAAATATGGGGGGACAACAGCCGCCGGAATGGTGGAAAGTGCCCTAAGACATATTCGCTTATTGGAAGATGAAGGCTATGATAAAATTAAAGTTTCTCTGAAAGCCTCTTCCGTTCCTTTAATGCTGGAAGCTTATCGCCAAATGTCGGAACGTGTTGATTATCCCTTGCACCTGGGGGTCACTGAGGCTGGAACCGTTCGTTCGGGCGTTGTCCGATCAGCCGTCGGTATAGGGACATTACTTGCAGAAGGGATAGGAGATACCATTCGCGTGTCCCTGACAGGTGACCCTGTCCACGAGATCCCTGTTGCCCTGGAAATTTTGCATGTTCTCGGTTTAAGACAGCGGAATATCGATTTAATCAGCTGTCCCACCTGCGGTCGGACGCAAGTTGATTTGGCCGCTATGGCAGAAAAAGTGGAAGAACATCTTTCCCAGCTTCCTCCCTTGGACAAACCTCTGAAAGTTGCTGTTATGGGATGCGCAGTTAATGGGCCGGGTGAAGCACGTGAAGCTGATTTCGGAATCGCCGGGGGCAAGGGAAAAGGGCTATTATTTCGAAAAGGGGAAATCATCGCCAGCCTTAGTGAAGAAGAACTCCTGCCGGCGCTGCTCCGAGAAATAGAAAACTTCGTTTCAGCCCACAAAAAATAA
- the ytvI gene encoding sporulation integral membrane protein YtvI produces the protein MSIDQKHPLWASLNRLAIVTSILVVLKVFTYFFQVFLPVFGDVLGRAFGAFLPFIIALFLAFLLEPVVARLMRAVHLRRPFASILTLILAIAVISLFVFLIVARLYTELSELAVTLPNYSYIVNLVTHQIDTVEKYITVNPQIQSTLTSSTESIARMLQEWAKNGSLFLLGFLTALPRVFIVTVVSLVATLMMSSSYPDVRRFIANIFPRRWHVSAQAVSQDLGAAVVGYVRALAILMSVTALTTIAGLLIIGNRYAVTLGVLAGILDAVPIVGTGILFGPWIIGLLVLGSFGVALKVVIMWVITVVIRQFLEPKIMSQGIGLHPLPTLISMYVGLELLGFVGILVGPGIVISYEALRKVGIFGRKD, from the coding sequence ATGAGCATTGATCAAAAACATCCTTTGTGGGCCAGTCTCAATAGGCTTGCCATAGTCACCAGTATCTTGGTTGTCTTGAAAGTATTTACCTATTTCTTTCAAGTGTTTTTGCCGGTTTTTGGCGATGTTTTGGGCAGGGCCTTTGGCGCATTTTTACCCTTTATAATCGCGCTTTTTTTGGCATTTTTACTTGAACCTGTGGTTGCGAGGCTTATGCGGGCAGTTCATTTACGACGACCCTTTGCTTCAATCCTAACCTTAATTCTGGCAATTGCTGTTATTAGTCTTTTTGTATTCTTAATTGTCGCTCGACTTTATACTGAGTTATCCGAACTAGCAGTAACTCTTCCTAATTATAGCTATATCGTGAATTTAGTGACCCATCAAATTGATACTGTGGAGAAGTATATAACGGTTAACCCTCAAATACAAAGCACATTGACGTCCTCCACTGAGAGCATAGCCAGAATGCTTCAAGAATGGGCAAAAAACGGGAGCTTATTTTTGCTGGGCTTTTTGACTGCTTTGCCTCGTGTCTTCATTGTCACAGTTGTGTCTCTGGTTGCTACTCTAATGATGAGTTCCAGCTATCCCGATGTCAGGCGATTTATTGCCAACATTTTTCCGCGGCGTTGGCATGTCAGCGCTCAAGCGGTCAGCCAAGACTTAGGGGCCGCCGTTGTTGGTTATGTTCGTGCTCTGGCCATTTTGATGTCAGTGACGGCACTTACCACCATCGCCGGACTATTGATTATTGGCAACCGTTATGCCGTGACTCTTGGTGTCCTAGCCGGAATATTAGACGCGGTTCCTATTGTAGGGACGGGGATCTTATTTGGACCATGGATTATCGGACTGTTGGTTTTGGGTTCTTTCGGAGTTGCACTTAAGGTCGTTATAATGTGGGTCATTACCGTGGTAATCCGGCAGTTTCTGGAGCCGAAAATCATGTCTCAAGGGATCGGCCTTCATCCCCTGCCCACTCTAATCTCCATGTATGTAGGACTAGAACTCTTGGGGTTCGTTGGTATTTTGGTAGGTCCGGGAATCGTCATCAGCTATGAAGCACTGCGCAAAGTAGGGATTTTTGGACGAAAAGATTAA
- the tsf gene encoding translation elongation factor Ts, producing MAEITAVLVKELRERTGAGMMDCKKALTECNGEMEKAADFLREKGLAAAAKKAGRIAAEGIVEAYIHGGGRIGVLLEVNCETDFVARGEEFKLLVKDVAMHIAAANPQYLNKEDVPAEVLQHERDILKAQALNEGKPEKIIEKMVEGRIEKFYKEVCLMEQAFVKDPDKSISDLVLDKTAKIGEKIVIRRFTRYELGAGIEKRQEDFASEVMKEIGR from the coding sequence ATGGCTGAAATTACAGCAGTGCTGGTTAAAGAATTGCGGGAACGCACCGGTGCAGGAATGATGGATTGCAAAAAGGCCTTAACAGAGTGCAATGGTGAAATGGAAAAAGCAGCTGATTTTTTACGTGAGAAAGGCTTGGCTGCCGCAGCGAAAAAAGCAGGACGCATTGCAGCAGAAGGAATTGTGGAAGCTTATATCCATGGCGGCGGGCGTATTGGGGTATTGCTTGAAGTAAACTGTGAAACAGATTTCGTGGCTCGCGGAGAAGAATTCAAATTGCTGGTTAAGGATGTCGCCATGCACATTGCTGCAGCAAATCCTCAATATTTGAACAAGGAAGATGTACCGGCGGAAGTTCTTCAGCATGAACGAGACATCTTAAAAGCGCAAGCTCTTAACGAAGGCAAACCGGAGAAGATCATTGAGAAAATGGTCGAAGGACGAATTGAGAAATTTTATAAAGAAGTATGTTTAATGGAACAAGCTTTTGTCAAAGATCCTGATAAGAGCATCAGCGATTTAGTTCTCGACAAAACTGCTAAAATCGGAGAAAAAATTGTTATCCGCCGCTTTACCCGCTATGAATTAGGTGCAGGCATTGAAAAACGGCAAGAGGATTTTGCTTCGGAAGTTATGAAAGAAATAGGCCGCTAA
- a CDS encoding isoprenyl transferase — MWFKPRNQLKDDLQDQVAMDRLPRHLAIIMDGNGRWAQKRALPRSMGHRAGVEALRKIVKTCSKLGIQILTVYAFSTENWSRPKDEVGILMKLLTEYLRKELEELHQNNVVIRAIGILKDLPMEAQHELKRAVERTKNNSGLVLNLALNYGGRAEIIDAVKKMSQDVLEGKQTIEEIDEKLFSDKLFTGGLPDPDLLIRTSGEMRLSNFLLWQLAYTEFLVVEEFWPDFGENSLIEAIKVYQKRDRRYGGIHKN, encoded by the coding sequence ATGTGGTTCAAACCTAGGAATCAATTAAAAGATGATTTGCAAGACCAGGTTGCAATGGACCGCCTCCCTCGTCATCTTGCAATTATTATGGATGGGAACGGGCGCTGGGCCCAAAAGCGGGCTCTGCCGCGTTCAATGGGGCATCGTGCGGGCGTTGAAGCTCTGAGGAAAATTGTTAAGACTTGCTCTAAATTAGGAATTCAAATTCTGACAGTCTATGCTTTTTCTACAGAAAATTGGAGCAGGCCTAAAGATGAAGTCGGCATATTGATGAAATTGCTGACAGAGTATCTCAGAAAGGAACTCGAAGAACTGCATCAAAATAATGTAGTCATTAGGGCCATTGGGATACTTAAGGACCTTCCGATGGAGGCTCAACATGAATTAAAACGCGCTGTAGAGCGGACGAAGAACAACTCAGGGTTAGTCCTTAATCTTGCCTTGAATTATGGCGGGCGTGCCGAAATCATTGATGCGGTTAAGAAAATGAGCCAGGATGTTTTGGAAGGCAAACAAACAATAGAGGAAATTGATGAGAAACTTTTTAGTGACAAGCTTTTTACCGGCGGACTTCCCGACCCGGATTTGCTCATAAGAACTTCGGGTGAGATGAGATTAAGTAATTTTTTATTATGGCAGTTAGCCTATACCGAATTTTTAGTTGTTGAGGAGTTCTGGCCCGATTTTGGAGAAAACTCCTTGATTGAGGCGATAAAAGTATATCAGAAAAGAGATCGCCGCTATGGTGGAATACATAAAAATTGA
- a CDS encoding 1-deoxy-D-xylulose-5-phosphate reductoisomerase, which translates to MKTITILGSTGSVGRQTLDVVRHSKDQLKVYALAADKNVKLMEEQARAFRPAVAVMMNDGAARELQGRLADTPIKVMQGMDGIINTVIAQEVDTVVTAISGRIGLEPTLSALEAGKAIALANKETLVAGGDLVMAKAKAMNRPIIPVDSEHSAVFQCLEENPETIETIILTASGGPFFSKPKEELENVTLENALRHPNWSMGAKITIDSATMMNKGLEVIEAHHLFTMDYDHIEVLIHPQSIVHSMVQYRDGSVLAQLGKPDMRLPIQYALSYPTRWKNPFERLDLRGKTLTFFEPDVKKFPALALAYEAGRRGGTLPAVMNAANEAAVSAFLERKITYLKIHELVEKVCSEHDVLDHPELGSILDADTWARQRISELI; encoded by the coding sequence TTGAAAACGATCACTATCTTAGGGTCCACAGGCTCCGTTGGACGTCAAACGCTGGACGTTGTCAGACATTCTAAAGATCAATTAAAAGTGTATGCTTTGGCAGCGGATAAAAATGTTAAACTGATGGAAGAACAGGCACGCGCCTTCCGCCCGGCAGTCGCAGTTATGATGAATGATGGCGCGGCTCGTGAACTACAGGGCCGTTTAGCGGATACGCCGATCAAGGTCATGCAAGGTATGGACGGCATTATCAATACAGTGATTGCCCAAGAAGTAGATACAGTCGTTACGGCTATTTCCGGCCGCATCGGTCTTGAGCCGACTCTTTCCGCTCTGGAAGCCGGTAAAGCAATTGCCTTGGCCAACAAGGAGACCCTAGTTGCCGGCGGTGATTTGGTGATGGCTAAGGCTAAAGCCATGAATCGACCGATTATCCCAGTGGACAGTGAACATTCAGCGGTTTTTCAGTGTCTCGAAGAGAATCCTGAAACCATCGAAACGATCATCTTGACTGCCTCGGGGGGCCCTTTCTTTAGTAAGCCTAAAGAGGAGTTAGAAAACGTAACCCTTGAAAACGCCTTACGCCATCCCAATTGGTCTATGGGAGCCAAGATTACCATCGATTCTGCCACTATGATGAACAAAGGTCTTGAAGTTATAGAAGCTCATCATCTATTTACTATGGATTACGATCATATTGAAGTTCTCATCCACCCGCAAAGTATTGTTCATTCTATGGTGCAATATCGCGATGGTTCTGTGCTTGCTCAATTAGGAAAACCGGATATGCGCTTGCCGATTCAATATGCTCTAAGTTATCCGACCCGCTGGAAAAATCCTTTTGAACGGTTGGATTTGAGGGGAAAAACTCTAACGTTCTTTGAGCCCGATGTTAAAAAATTCCCAGCTTTGGCCTTAGCTTATGAAGCAGGACGAAGAGGCGGGACCCTTCCTGCAGTGATGAATGCAGCCAATGAAGCTGCCGTTTCAGCCTTTTTGGAAAGGAAGATAACGTATCTTAAAATTCATGAGCTTGTTGAAAAGGTTTGTTCTGAGCATGATGTTTTAGATCATCCGGAATTGGGAAGTATACTCGATGCAGACACTTGGGCGCGGCAGCGAATTTCGGAACTCATTTAG
- a CDS encoding phosphatidate cytidylyltransferase codes for MLKRTISALIGAPLLLGLTYLGGPYTAFLVAVLAFLGLREFLQIDKHMGIKVWNILTILATVGWFVVIFSNGSKWMTAAVVFWLLLAFGRLALTYPGTSLTEASFNFLAVLYSTVLLSHLYLLRQLPHGLEWTFLTFFLVWATDTGAYLIGRGFGSHLLAPQVSPKKTVEGSLGGLLSSVFVALLFWRFANDANLLTYLVLGITIGVSGQIGDLFESALKRTAGVKDSGSIIPGHGGILDRFDSLMFALPLVYYGVILLS; via the coding sequence ATGCTTAAAAGGACCATTAGTGCCTTGATTGGTGCTCCTCTTCTTTTGGGGCTGACGTATTTGGGCGGCCCCTATACTGCTTTTCTTGTGGCTGTGCTGGCCTTCTTAGGTTTGCGCGAGTTTTTGCAAATTGACAAACACATGGGCATTAAGGTTTGGAATATACTGACTATCTTAGCGACAGTCGGTTGGTTTGTCGTTATTTTCAGCAATGGTTCTAAATGGATGACCGCAGCAGTAGTGTTCTGGCTACTCCTCGCGTTTGGCCGGCTTGCTTTGACTTATCCAGGAACATCTCTTACGGAAGCAAGCTTTAATTTTTTAGCTGTGTTGTACTCAACAGTTTTACTTTCTCATTTATACTTACTTCGACAACTTCCTCATGGCTTGGAATGGACCTTTCTGACGTTTTTTTTGGTATGGGCAACTGATACCGGTGCATACCTTATTGGAAGGGGATTTGGCAGCCATCTTTTAGCTCCTCAGGTCAGTCCCAAGAAAACCGTGGAAGGTTCACTAGGCGGATTGCTCTCCAGCGTTTTTGTGGCTCTTTTATTTTGGCGGTTTGCTAATGACGCTAACTTGCTCACCTATCTTGTCTTGGGGATCACGATTGGAGTAAGCGGGCAAATAGGTGATTTGTTCGAATCTGCCTTGAAACGCACTGCGGGGGTAAAAGATTCAGGAAGCATTATACCAGGACATGGAGGGATTTTAGATCGCTTTGACAGTCTAATGTTTGCTCTCCCCTTGGTATATTATGGTGTGATTCTGCTGTCGTGA
- the pyrH gene encoding UMP kinase gives MEKPQYGRVVLKISGEALAGNQGFGLEHNMLVTVARQIAEIRALGVEVCVVVGGGNLWRGIAGSAQGMDRATADYMGMLATVMNALALQDALEKAGSDTRVLSAIEMRQVAEPYIRRRAIRHMEKGRIVIFAAGTGNPYFSTDTTAALRAAEIEAEVILMAKKVDGVYDSDPVKNPQAKKFNSLSYLEVLSKGLGVMDSTATSLCMDNNIPVIVFDLTKDGNIKRVVLGESIGTYVGRDNE, from the coding sequence ATGGAAAAGCCGCAATATGGTCGAGTCGTTCTGAAAATAAGTGGGGAGGCTCTGGCAGGAAATCAGGGGTTTGGTCTTGAACATAATATGTTGGTAACCGTCGCCAGGCAGATAGCAGAGATTAGAGCTCTGGGAGTAGAAGTATGTGTGGTGGTCGGCGGCGGAAATCTCTGGCGAGGCATTGCCGGAAGCGCTCAAGGGATGGACCGTGCTACTGCAGACTACATGGGAATGTTGGCAACTGTGATGAATGCTCTGGCCTTGCAAGATGCTCTTGAAAAAGCCGGCTCTGATACCAGAGTATTATCAGCTATTGAAATGCGTCAAGTAGCAGAACCCTACATCCGCCGAAGAGCGATTCGCCATATGGAAAAAGGTCGTATTGTAATTTTTGCTGCCGGAACAGGGAATCCCTACTTCTCTACGGATACGACGGCTGCACTTCGTGCCGCAGAGATAGAAGCTGAAGTTATTCTCATGGCTAAAAAAGTTGACGGCGTTTACGATTCTGATCCTGTGAAGAATCCCCAAGCTAAGAAATTCAACAGCTTAAGTTATCTTGAAGTTCTAAGTAAGGGTTTAGGCGTTATGGATTCAACGGCGACTTCTCTCTGTATGGATAATAATATTCCTGTCATCGTTTTTGATTTAACAAAAGACGGTAATATTAAGCGAGTTGTCTTAGGTGAATCCATCGGAACTTATGTCGGGAGGGATAATGAATGA
- a CDS encoding proline--tRNA ligase — translation MRVSQLLNPTLREVPAEAEVISHQLMLRSGLIRKSAAGVYTYLPLGLRILKKIEAIVRQEMDVKGGQEVLMPIMQPAELWQESGRWDVYGEEMFRLKDRHQREFCLGPTHEEIITDLIRGEVRSYKQLPLLLYQIQNKYRDERRPRFGLMRGREFIMKDLYSFDRDEAGLDVSYQKMYDAYCRIFSRCGLAYRPVEADAGAIGGTGGTHEFMVLADSGENSVVYCPDCDYAANVEKAECKPQVVNDAMAEAEQQLVHTPKVKTIEEAADFLKLPKTAFIKSLLYQGDDKVFLVLVRGDRELNEIKLNNALGGFLSLQLASPEVVQKLLGCPPGSVGPVELPENLPVIADQEIPLMEHAVCGANKEDYHIVGIQPKTGIRLNQVHDLRTIIPGEACPKCGTPLKEARGIEVGQVFKLGTKYSKALGATFSDENGAEKPCVMGCYGVGVSRTMAAAIEQNYDEMGIIWPIPIAPYHCILVPVSTKDSEVVEATERLYQELQNLGIEVILDDRDERAGVKFKDADLVGYPLRITIGSKTLANGQVELKERKAGDTRLVSVAEAAQQVKDIVEKALAF, via the coding sequence ATGCGCGTTAGTCAGTTATTGAATCCTACATTGCGTGAGGTACCTGCTGAAGCGGAAGTTATCAGTCACCAACTTATGCTTCGGTCAGGTTTGATTCGCAAGTCCGCAGCGGGAGTTTATACGTATTTACCACTTGGCTTAAGGATCTTAAAAAAGATCGAAGCTATTGTTCGTCAGGAAATGGATGTTAAAGGCGGGCAAGAAGTTTTGATGCCAATCATGCAGCCCGCGGAATTGTGGCAAGAAAGCGGACGCTGGGACGTCTACGGCGAAGAAATGTTTCGCCTGAAAGATCGGCATCAAAGAGAATTCTGTCTGGGACCAACCCATGAAGAAATCATCACAGACTTAATCCGTGGAGAAGTACGTTCCTATAAACAACTTCCCCTGTTGCTTTATCAGATTCAGAATAAATACCGGGATGAACGGCGGCCGCGCTTTGGTTTGATGCGGGGACGGGAATTCATCATGAAAGACTTGTATTCCTTTGACCGCGATGAAGCGGGTCTCGATGTCAGCTATCAGAAAATGTACGACGCTTATTGCCGGATTTTCTCTCGCTGTGGTTTAGCTTATCGACCGGTAGAGGCAGATGCCGGCGCAATCGGTGGGACCGGCGGCACCCATGAATTTATGGTTTTGGCCGATTCGGGCGAAAACTCTGTGGTTTATTGCCCTGATTGTGATTATGCTGCCAATGTGGAAAAAGCTGAGTGTAAGCCTCAAGTTGTTAACGATGCAATGGCAGAGGCTGAACAGCAACTTGTGCATACTCCCAAGGTTAAAACAATTGAAGAGGCCGCTGATTTTCTGAAATTACCAAAGACCGCTTTTATTAAATCCCTTCTCTATCAAGGGGACGATAAGGTTTTCCTCGTCCTTGTGCGCGGAGACCGTGAATTAAATGAAATTAAATTAAATAATGCGTTAGGCGGTTTCCTTTCCCTTCAACTTGCTTCGCCTGAAGTTGTCCAGAAATTATTAGGATGTCCGCCAGGTTCTGTCGGGCCTGTTGAGCTACCGGAAAATTTGCCGGTCATTGCTGATCAAGAGATCCCCTTAATGGAACATGCTGTGTGCGGCGCCAATAAAGAGGACTATCATATTGTGGGTATCCAACCGAAAACAGGAATTCGCCTCAATCAGGTTCACGATTTGCGGACCATCATTCCGGGTGAGGCTTGCCCCAAGTGCGGGACTCCTCTAAAAGAGGCTCGCGGTATTGAGGTTGGTCAGGTATTCAAGCTTGGCACTAAGTACAGTAAAGCTCTGGGGGCGACATTTTCAGACGAAAACGGTGCTGAAAAGCCTTGTGTCATGGGATGTTATGGAGTAGGTGTGAGTCGGACTATGGCGGCAGCTATTGAGCAGAACTATGATGAGATGGGGATCATCTGGCCTATTCCCATTGCCCCTTACCATTGTATTCTTGTCCCGGTAAGCACGAAGGATTCAGAAGTGGTGGAAGCAACTGAAAGACTCTACCAGGAACTTCAAAACTTGGGGATAGAAGTTATACTGGATGACCGTGATGAACGGGCCGGTGTTAAGTTCAAAGATGCCGATTTAGTTGGATATCCCTTGCGGATTACCATTGGGAGTAAGACACTGGCCAATGGACAAGTTGAGCTTAAAGAACGAAAAGCCGGGGATACCCGCTTAGTCTCTGTCGCGGAGGCGGCCCAGCAGGTTAAAGACATTGTCGAAAAAGCCCTGGCATTCTGA
- the rseP gene encoding RIP metalloprotease RseP, with translation MTTALAIIFVFGSMVMIHEFGHYIVAKWIGVKVIEFSFGFGPKIIGYQGKETLYAWRIIPLGGFVKLYGMDAEVDEEGRTIIAPIDDERSFMNKPVWQRMAVIAAGPIMNFVLAVFLFVSVFAYLGVPTQSNGNSIGSLVSGKPAAAAGLQPGDKIVAVNQEPTPDWNRLTEVIHGKPNQQLNLTIESAQGNKTHTVSVKTEKDPQTGYGMIGIAPDVVYVHASILQSTQFGLGRTLDFTKFIVVTLTQMITGKIPADVGGPVMIAQAIGEGAKEGLSNLLGLTGVLSIQLGLINLFPIPALDGSRLVFLLFEGLRGKPLNPEKENMIHLVGFVLLMALMVAVTYKDVVRLFVKAG, from the coding sequence ATGACTACAGCACTCGCCATTATTTTCGTTTTTGGAAGTATGGTTATGATTCACGAATTTGGTCATTACATTGTTGCAAAATGGATCGGAGTAAAAGTCATAGAGTTCAGCTTTGGTTTTGGCCCTAAAATTATAGGGTATCAAGGGAAAGAAACTCTCTACGCTTGGCGGATTATCCCCCTGGGGGGATTCGTAAAACTCTATGGCATGGATGCAGAGGTTGATGAAGAAGGACGAACCATCATCGCTCCCATTGATGATGAGCGAAGTTTTATGAACAAACCAGTCTGGCAGCGCATGGCAGTGATTGCTGCGGGACCGATCATGAATTTTGTTTTAGCGGTGTTCTTATTTGTCAGTGTTTTTGCCTATCTGGGAGTGCCGACTCAGAGCAACGGCAATAGTATTGGTTCCCTTGTCAGCGGCAAACCGGCTGCCGCCGCAGGTTTACAGCCTGGTGATAAAATTGTGGCAGTTAACCAAGAGCCGACCCCTGATTGGAATCGCCTTACGGAAGTAATTCATGGTAAGCCAAATCAACAACTCAATCTTACCATTGAAAGTGCACAGGGCAATAAGACACACACCGTCTCGGTCAAGACTGAGAAAGATCCTCAGACAGGCTATGGAATGATTGGCATAGCACCGGACGTTGTTTACGTACATGCGTCAATTCTCCAGTCAACTCAATTCGGCCTGGGACGGACCTTAGACTTCACGAAGTTTATCGTCGTGACGTTGACTCAAATGATAACGGGTAAAATTCCCGCGGACGTGGGGGGACCTGTGATGATCGCCCAGGCCATCGGCGAAGGTGCGAAGGAAGGCTTATCAAATCTGCTGGGTTTAACAGGCGTTTTAAGTATCCAATTAGGACTGATTAACTTGTTCCCGATTCCGGCTTTAGATGGAAGTCGACTTGTCTTCCTGTTATTTGAAGGATTACGAGGAAAACCACTCAACCCAGAAAAGGAAAACATGATTCATTTGGTGGGCTTTGTATTGCTTATGGCCTTAATGGTTGCTGTCACATACAAAGATGTGGTGCGCCTCTTTGTTAAGGCCGGTTAA